In Pyrus communis chromosome 11, drPyrComm1.1, whole genome shotgun sequence, the sequence aaacttgtttggtatcgAACCTAGAAACTGTTTCAAATCTTAAGGGATTTAGGCTATATAACTCAAAAACTTGCCTGTACAATGGTGGTTGAGGGAGGATACTAAGGTCGGGTTGGGATCCGAGAAACGACCTGGAAAATACTCACCAATACCCAATATCTTGACGACTTGATTTGGAACTCTCAATTTCACATTTCATACTATGAAATCATGCTATCTTTAGGTGGGTTTTGTTCACATATATGGTGGTGGGTTGCTAATTTCAAATGTTGCCATTGAAAATTGGGTGATTAGAGTGAGAGGACGGTGGGTTGGGGATGgtgtgaaaaaaattatttgcgTTGTCGGAAAGATTCTATGTCACAATCGTTGGAACATTTCTCTTAATCGCCGGAAAGATATCTCTCATCACCGCCAATTACTCTGAATTAATGTTTGGTGTCGCTAGCCTCAACGCCAAGGTCCTGCATATGtcgcaaagaagaaaaaaaaaacaataaaaataaatttttgttgTTCTCATATTTCACGCTAGAGTTTTAGTTATTTTTGAGTTCATGTTTCACAAAACTGTTAGACGAAGTCCACCTCAGGGTACTTCTCCCGTGCATTAAGTGTTAAAGATGCTCCTCATGCAGTGCACTGTGCTTTACAGTTTGCACTGTGCTTTACAGACTGGAAAATGGTTTACCACCTAAGGATGTATGATTATGCATAGTGGACAGCAAGGATGCCACTTCCAGTTGGTTTGTTTATTTGCATGCGTATGTAGTAAAACTGTATATAAAACTCTGCTGCAATTGCAGCAGATAATATTCAAGACAACAGATTGGATCCAATCTTACATGGTTTCTAGAGCCTTTTTTGTCTAAACGACAAAGATCCTAGTCCTGTCATCCTTCCCAACATCGCTTCCATGGCTGAAAACAATGTTCCCGTTGCTCCTGTGGTCCAATCCAACCCCCAAACTCCTACCTTCCAGCCATTCTCCACTGTCATCAATATCAAATTAGATAGGACCAACTACCCACTGTGGTTGGCACAAATTCTCCCTATTCTGAAAAGTAGGGATCTGATGGGCTACGTTGATGGCACGGTGTTATGTCCTGCAAAACATGTTGATGGTGTTGCTACTGTCAATCCTGCATACACAACTTGGGTGCAGCAGGATCAAATGATTCTTAGTTGGATTAATGGATCTCTCACTGCTTCTGTCTTGTCTGTGGTGGCAAGCAAAAGAACGGCTCGAGCTACCTGGGAAGCTCTAGAGCAAAGGTATGCATCCACATCTCAAAATCgcattttgtttctgagaaatGCGTTGTTGCAGACAAAAAAAGGTGATCTATCTGTGGCGGATTACCTGGATCGAATGAATGCACTAGCTGACAACCTTGCCCTTGCTGGGCAACCTGTGAGTGACGACGAACTGGTTCAGATCGTGTTGAATAATCTTGGGCCAGCGTTCGAGATGACTGTGAGTGCTGCACAAGCACGTGACATTCCTATCACTTATCCAACTCTTGAATCCTTGCTGCTGACTACGGAAAGGCGACTGGCAGAACACAACGTTCCTTTGGTTGAAGGCACTGCTGTCAATGCCTTTGTGGCTTCACGAGGACGTAGTGGTGGACGTTCTCGTGGTGGAGGACGTGGCAACTTCTCCAACCGTGGTGCAGCTCCGAGAGGAAATAACTCTCGCAACAACAATCCTTTGCAGAATACCCAAAGTAATGGAGACAGGTTTATTTCTTATGGCGAAAGAATAGTTTGTCAAATCTGTGGTAAACCAGGACATCATGCCCTTGATTGTTACCATCGCATGAACACTACATTCGAAGGATGAATACCAGCTGCCCGTCTTTCAGCAATGACGTCTTCACCTATCACCCTGAACAAACAAAAGAATGGCTCTTGGCTCCTTGACACAGGTGCCAACGCGCACATAACTCCTGATCTTCAGAACTTGATCAATCCCAAAGAATACAATGGGAATGAAGGCGTGGGAGGTGTAGGTAATAATGCAGGTATCTCGATTGCACACTATGGTTCAAATAAACTTGAAACTAATGCTTGCTCCTTTGTTTTACGAAATGTCCTTCACTGTCCTAATGCTTCCACCAATATACTCTCTGCCCATAGGTTTACCCTAGATAATGACTGTTACCTAATCATTTTTCCCCATTTCTTTCTTGTCAAGGACCTCAAGACACGGAAGATGCTTTTCCGagggagatgtgagaatggGTTGTACCCATTTCCAAATGGCAGTGGACATTTCAAGCATTCTGTATCTGCGTGTGTGGGTGTAAGGGTTTCGGCCCCAACGTGGCATGCTCGTCTTGGTCACCCTGCCAAACCAAtaattcaatttttagtttcaaATAAAATGGTATCTATTGATGGTGCCTGTGATGTACCCTTTTGTGAGTCATGCCCTCTAGGTAAAAGCACTAGGTTACCTTTCAATATTTCCGAGTCTATGTCTAAATTTCCTTTACAACTTCTACATTCTGATGTGTGGTGTTCTCCCATTATTTCTAATGAAGGTTATcgttattatgttttgtttgttgatgattattcgaGATATTCTTGGATTTTTCCCATGAAACAAAAATCTGAAGTGTTTGAAATCTTTGTCAAGTTTAAAgccaaagttgaaaatatgtttaattgcaaaatcaaaactctTCAATGTGATGAAGGTGGTGAATATAAAAGTCATGTGTTCCAGCAATTTCTTGATGTTCATGGTATTTCACAACGCTTTTCGTGCCCTAAACACCCTgaacaaaatggtttagcagaacgCAAACATCGCCACATTGTTGAAACTGCCATTGTCATGCTTTCCAAATCTTCCATGTCACATAAATTTTGGGTTGATACTTGTTTAACTGCTACATACTTAATCAATCGCTTGCCAACGCGTGTGCTTTCAAACACTTCACCATTTgagaaaatttttcaaaaacaaccaaagTATGACATGTTAAAAGTATTTGGGTGTCGTTGTTTTCCCTGGTTAACACCATACAATCAACATAAATTGCAACCAAAGTCTAAACCATGTGTTTTTCTTGGATACTCACTCAATCATCAAGGATACAAATGCTTGAATCTGTCCACAAGACGAGTTTATTTGTCTCGCCATGTCCTATTCGATGAGGACTTTTTCCCTTTTAAGGGACTCATGTCTTCGTCTGAGAGTGTTGACCTGCCAGGTAACAATTTTTCACCCCCGTTATTATTTAACTTTCCCTTATCTAGTAATTCTTCCCTACCTGCTTTGCCTAATCCTAGCCCAAATGTTTCTTGTTCTATCCCACAAGTCACGACCTCTATCCCACAAGTTTCGACCTCTGTCCCATGTTCAGACTCCCTTCATGATTCCACCACCGTGCCAAATACAAACTTGTCCCCTGTTGAACCTAGCCGAAGTTTAGGAACCTCCCTTCAACCCAATGAGCAAGTATTAGTGGATTCTCAACCTGTGCATATTGATGAACCTAGTACTACGGGTCATTCCATGACTACTCGATTCAAGTCAGGGGTTATCAAACCTAACCCTAAGTATGCTATGCATGTTGCCGTTGATTCTGTGTCTGTTGAACCTACTTGTTACAGCCAGGCAGTCAACCATGAGGAATGGCGATATGCAATGGTCCAGGAGTTCAATGCTTTACAACGGTGTGGGACGTGGACTTTAGTTCCATTTCATCATACCATGAATGTGCTTCCCAATGGGTGTTCAAGATTAAAAGAAGAGCTGATGGTACTATCGAGCGTCACAAAGCTCGTTTAGTAGCCAATGGCTTTCACCAGAAAGCTGGGGTGGATTATAATGAGACGTTCAGTCCCGTGGTTAAGCACACCACCATTCGGTTTGTCTTGAGTCTTGCCGTGTCCAAGAAATGGCCTGTGCGCTAACTCGATGTGCAAAATGCGTTTTTGCATGGCCATTTATCTGAAGATGTGTTCATGCGTCAACCTTCAGGTTTCATTGATCAGCAGTTTCCCAACCATGTCTGTAAGTTGCAACGTTCactttatggtttaaaacaagcgCCTAGGGCTTGGTTTTAACGGTTTTCGGATTTTTTACTTCAACTCGGTTTTGAAGAATCCACCTGTGACTACAGTTTGTTTGTCTTCAATAAACGAGGTGTCTATCTTCTCCTGTTAGTCTATGTCGATGACATCTTAATTACAGGAAATAGTTCTACTCAAATGGCAAATTTGATAAAGAAACTTGGCAGTTTGTTTTCCATGAAGGACTTGGGACCATTGAATTATTTCCTGGGTATTGAGGTCCAATATAATGGTGATTCCATGCATCTCAGTCAGTCTAAGTATGCCTTAGACTTACTCACTCGAACTAAGTTTACTGATGTCAAACCTATTTCTACTCCGGTGGTGACTGGTCAGAAATTGAGTGCACATGTTGGTGATCCCCATGAGCATCCAGAAATGTATCGTAGTGTTGTTGGTGCTTTACAGTATCTAACACTAACTCGGCCTGATTTGTCGTACGCTGTAAATCAGGTGTGCCAGTTCATGCATTCACCAAAGAACACACATTGGGCAGCGGTTAAACGCATACTTCGTTACTTAAAAGCAACGTTTAGTCATGGCTTAATATATCGACCTGAAGATGCCACCTTAACAGCCTATTCTGATGCAGACTATGCAGGTAACCCTGATACTCGTCATTCTACTGGAGGCTTCTGTATTTATTTGGGCTCAAACCTTGTGTCCTGGAGCTCGAAGAAGCAGAAGACTGTCTCAAGATCGAGTGCCGAGGCGGAGTACCGGCAATTGGCTTATACTGCCGCTGAGCTCTCATGGTTACGATCGTTATATCGTGATCTCCATTTGCACTTGGTTCGACCAGTTATATGGTGTGATAATGTCTCCTCGATTGCTCTTGCTTCCAATCCCGTTTTTCATTCCAGAACCAAGCATTTGGAAGttgattttcattatgttcGTGAGAAAGTTGTTCGTGGGCAGCTTTTGGTTCATTATGTCTGTTCTCAGGACCAACTGGCTGACATTTTTACCAAAGGGTTATCTTCGTCAAGGTTTAAATTTCTGGTTTCCAAGCTTCCAGTTGTCTCCCCACCAGTAAGCTTGCGGGGGGCTGTTAGATGAAGTCCACCTCAGGGTACTTCTCCCGTGCATTAAGTGTTAAAGATGCTCCTCATGCAGTGCACTGTGCTTTACAGTTTGCACTGTGCTTTACAGACTGGAAAATGGTTTACCACCTAAGGATGTATGATTATGCATAGTGGACAGCAAGGATGCCACTTCCAGTTGGTTTGTTTATTTGCATGCGTATGTAGTAAAACTGTATATAAAACTCTGCTGCAATTGCAGCAGATAATATTCAAGACAACAGATTGGATCCAATCTTACAAAAACAAGCTcatcaaacaaatttttgagttgtgaattgaaaaatagtttttaagttaaaaattttaaaactcaaaTAGAATACCAAATAAGTCCTCAGAGTACTAATAACAACATTCGAAAAATAACTCTTCTTCTCATATtctaaatcaaaacaaaaaggcaGTCAAAGCCTTGATATGCTTCTCACCGAGTGTCGATGAAAACACAATTGTATCAGAGTTATGAGTATTTCCAAGTCCCCATGGAAGAAATAAGGATAAATTGGATTAATGATCCCCGTGGTGAGAGGGTAATCGGAAGGTAGCTTTCGTGGTGAAAAAATTCGGATTTAAACCCTCGTTATGAACTCTGTTaggatttttcaaaattaacat encodes:
- the LOC137709225 gene encoding uncharacterized mitochondrial protein AtMg00810-like, which encodes MANLIKKLGSLFSMKDLGPLNYFLGIEVQYNGDSMHLSQSKYALDLLTRTKFTDVKPISTPVVTGQKLSAHVGDPHEHPEMYRSVVGALQYLTLTRPDLSYAVNQVCQFMHSPKNTHWAAVKRILRYLKATFSHGLIYRPEDATLTAYSDADYAGNPDTRHSTGGFCIYLGSNLVSWSSKKQKTVSRSSAEAEYRQLAYTAAELSWLRSLYRDLHLHLVRPVIWCDNVSSIALASNPVFHSRTKHLEVDFHYVREKVVRGQLLVHYVCSQDQLADIFTKGLSSSRFKFLVSKLPVVSPPRKEKHGEQITALQQLVSTYGRTDTASVLHEVMGYIRFLQEQVQVLCSPYPERLEPPSLPLHGIP